One stretch of Pigmentiphaga aceris DNA includes these proteins:
- a CDS encoding amino acid ABC transporter permease: MTHAYLATQPAQALPPPAQTITLWHRLFGDAITAIATVATLALLAVALGKTINWGMLNAVWPDGDAAACRAASGACWAFLSEKLRQIMFGIYPPNEQWRPALTSVILLVLGAASLPPVCWGKRLLVAWAVGIVTVLLLMRGGVFGLAEVPTAAWGGLPVTLLLAVFALGAGFPLGILLALGRRAEMPVPRLLSIGVIEIIRGLPLVSLLFVASILLPLMLPDGMSIDGLLRAGAALTVFSAAYLAEVVRGGLQSLPRGQGEASRALGLSWWMMTRLVVLPQALRSVLAPLTNTAIVMIKNTSLVLIVGLFDLLSSGRAALSDPSWPTPYVETYCFIAAIYFVICFSLSRYSMWLEARYSRHRTH, translated from the coding sequence ATGACCCACGCTTACCTTGCCACCCAGCCCGCGCAGGCGCTGCCACCGCCAGCCCAGACCATCACGCTGTGGCATCGATTGTTCGGTGACGCCATCACCGCGATCGCCACGGTTGCCACCCTGGCGCTGCTGGCCGTCGCACTCGGCAAGACCATCAACTGGGGCATGCTGAACGCTGTATGGCCCGATGGTGACGCGGCTGCCTGTCGTGCAGCCAGTGGCGCGTGCTGGGCCTTCCTGTCGGAAAAACTGCGACAGATCATGTTCGGCATCTATCCGCCCAACGAGCAATGGCGTCCGGCATTGACAAGCGTGATTCTGCTGGTGTTGGGCGCGGCCAGCCTGCCGCCCGTGTGCTGGGGCAAACGTCTGCTGGTGGCGTGGGCTGTCGGCATCGTCACTGTGCTGTTGTTGATGCGCGGTGGCGTGTTTGGTCTGGCCGAAGTTCCCACCGCTGCCTGGGGCGGCCTGCCCGTGACCTTGCTGCTGGCGGTGTTCGCGCTGGGTGCAGGTTTCCCGCTGGGCATTCTGCTGGCGCTGGGCCGTCGTGCCGAAATGCCAGTGCCGCGCCTATTGTCGATTGGTGTGATCGAGATCATTCGCGGATTGCCGCTGGTCAGCCTGCTGTTCGTCGCATCGATTCTGTTGCCGCTGATGCTGCCCGATGGCATGTCCATCGACGGCCTGCTGCGGGCGGGTGCTGCACTCACCGTGTTTTCGGCCGCGTACCTGGCGGAAGTGGTGCGGGGCGGCCTGCAATCGCTGCCACGCGGCCAGGGCGAGGCGTCGCGCGCACTGGGTTTGTCGTGGTGGATGATGACCCGTTTGGTGGTGCTGCCGCAGGCCCTGCGCAGCGTGCTGGCACCGCTGACCAACACCGCCATCGTGATGATCAAGAACACCAGCCTGGTGCTGATCGTGGGCCTGTTCGACCTGCTGAGTTCCGGGCGCGCGGCGCTGAGCGACCCCAGCTGGCCAACACCCTACGTTGAAACCTACTGCTTCATCGCCGCCATCTACTTCGTCATCTGCTTCAGCTTGTCGCGTTATTCGATGTGGCTGGAAGCACGCTACAGCCGGCATCGCACGCACTGA
- a CDS encoding amino acid ABC transporter permease → MFSTIWFDRRLRSWCLQALLIAAVVGGLGWLAWNAQANLARRGITSGFGFLEQAARFPISESLLSYDTSNSFGRAFVVGITNTLFVSALVILFSTVLGLGLAIARRSKHPLVSGSATVYLEVIRNTPLVVQLLFWYAMLTVALPPARQALSPLPGVFLSVRGLYFPKLALSGDVLWFWVAVAVSVLLVLAAVMMRPILRLRHGTRFPLVRAALVSAAVLIGTAAWLGGVGASLDLPVLRGLNFVGGSTYTPEFTALLVGLVFYSTAFSGEIIRGGIDAVPGGQWEAGQSLGIRRWHTLRLIVFPQALRIILPPMTSQYLSIIKNSTLALAVGYPDLSFVVATTINQTGQAIEGILILMGVFLTISLTVSVLMNLYNRRLALVQR, encoded by the coding sequence ATGTTCAGCACGATCTGGTTCGATCGCAGGCTGCGAAGCTGGTGCCTGCAAGCCCTGTTGATTGCAGCAGTGGTGGGCGGCCTGGGCTGGCTGGCCTGGAACGCACAGGCCAATCTGGCCAGGCGCGGCATCACCAGCGGCTTCGGGTTTCTGGAACAGGCAGCGCGCTTCCCGATCTCGGAAAGCCTGCTGTCTTATGACACCAGCAACAGCTTTGGCCGTGCCTTTGTGGTCGGCATCACCAACACCTTGTTTGTGTCGGCGCTGGTGATCCTGTTTTCGACTGTGCTGGGCCTGGGCCTGGCGATCGCACGCCGCAGCAAGCATCCGCTGGTGTCGGGCAGTGCCACCGTCTACCTGGAAGTCATCCGCAACACGCCCTTGGTGGTGCAGTTGCTGTTCTGGTACGCGATGCTGACCGTGGCGCTGCCACCTGCCCGCCAGGCGCTGTCGCCACTGCCCGGCGTGTTCCTGTCGGTGCGCGGGCTGTACTTCCCGAAGCTTGCCCTGAGCGGTGATGTGCTGTGGTTCTGGGTAGCAGTGGCGGTGTCTGTGCTGCTGGTGCTGGCGGCCGTGATGATGCGGCCGATTCTGCGGCTGCGACATGGCACCCGCTTTCCGCTGGTGCGCGCTGCGCTGGTATCAGCAGCAGTGCTGATCGGCACAGCCGCATGGCTGGGCGGTGTGGGTGCAAGCCTGGACCTGCCCGTGCTGCGCGGGTTGAACTTTGTCGGTGGATCGACCTACACCCCGGAATTCACCGCCTTGCTGGTCGGCCTGGTGTTCTATTCCACCGCGTTTTCCGGCGAGATCATTCGGGGCGGCATCGACGCCGTGCCGGGTGGACAATGGGAAGCCGGCCAGTCGCTGGGCATCCGTCGTTGGCACACCTTGCGGCTGATCGTGTTTCCGCAAGCGCTGCGCATCATCTTGCCGCCGATGACCAGCCAGTACCTGTCGATCATCAAGAACTCCACCCTGGCACTGGCCGTGGGTTACCCAGACCTGTCCTTCGTCGTAGCCACCACCATCAATCAGACCGGCCAGGCCATCGAAGGCATTCTGATTCTGATGGGTGTGTTCCTGACGATCAGCCTGACCGTATCCGTGCTGATGAACCTCTACAACCGCCGCCTGGCGCTGGTGCAACGATGA
- a CDS encoding amino acid ABC transporter substrate-binding protein, protein MFDLKKLCALILLGAAWAAPAHANDPVVTSNTLEQVRARGHVLCGASQGTVGFSSPDAQGNWKGLDVDTCRAIAVAIFGDKEKARFVPLNGQQRLTALQTGQIDVLPRTTSWTLRRDANGLNFTTPNYYEYDAFLVRKDLGIKSTAEMNGASVCVQTGSTNEVTVADLSRKLKLNLKPVLFDNNPASRQAFFSGRCDAIMTDASALASVRASQAQNPDDYIIFPASGNSEALTPAVRHGDDRWFDIVKWSFQVLIAAEDMGITQANVDSMLKSDDPRIARFLGTEPGNGKALGLDEKWAYNIVKQLGNYAEVFDRNVGMGSALKLERGSNRLYRNGGLMFPFVFN, encoded by the coding sequence ATGTTCGACCTGAAAAAACTCTGCGCACTGATTCTGCTCGGCGCGGCCTGGGCCGCACCGGCGCATGCCAACGACCCCGTCGTTACCAGCAACACGCTTGAACAAGTGCGTGCTCGCGGCCACGTGTTGTGCGGGGCCAGCCAAGGCACGGTGGGCTTCAGTTCGCCGGATGCACAAGGCAACTGGAAAGGCCTGGACGTGGACACCTGCCGCGCGATTGCTGTGGCCATTTTCGGTGACAAGGAGAAGGCCCGCTTCGTGCCGCTGAACGGCCAGCAGCGCCTGACCGCACTGCAGACCGGCCAGATCGACGTACTGCCGCGCACGACTTCGTGGACCCTGCGTCGCGATGCCAACGGCCTGAACTTCACCACGCCGAACTACTACGAATACGACGCCTTCCTGGTGCGCAAGGACCTGGGCATCAAGAGCACCGCCGAGATGAACGGCGCATCCGTCTGCGTGCAGACCGGATCGACCAATGAAGTGACAGTCGCCGACCTGTCGAGAAAGCTGAAGCTGAACCTGAAGCCCGTGCTGTTCGACAACAACCCTGCCTCGCGCCAGGCGTTCTTCTCGGGCCGTTGCGACGCGATCATGACCGACGCATCGGCCTTGGCATCGGTGCGCGCCAGCCAGGCGCAGAACCCGGACGACTACATTATCTTCCCGGCCAGCGGCAACAGCGAGGCCCTGACGCCTGCGGTGCGCCACGGTGACGACCGCTGGTTCGACATCGTGAAGTGGTCCTTCCAGGTGCTGATCGCAGCCGAAGACATGGGCATCACGCAGGCCAATGTCGACAGCATGCTGAAGTCCGACGACCCGCGCATTGCGCGCTTCCTGGGGACGGAGCCGGGCAACGGCAAGGCGCTGGGGCTGGATGAGAAGTGGGCCTACAACATCGTCAAGCAACTGGGCAATTACGCCGAGGTGTTCGACCGCAACGTCGGCATGGGCAGCGCGCTGAAGCTGGAACGTGGCAGCAATCGCCTGTATCGCAATGGCGGGCTGATGTTCCCCTTCGTTTTCAACTAA
- the metC gene encoding cystathionine beta-lyase produces MRDLSKCVNNPAVSSEGFVSLSTATHRASTIVFPSAQAYAERKKRGPDGFTYGLHGTPTTRALEARLTALEAGVRTALVPSGQAAIAVVLLTVLRPGDTVLIPDNAYPPVRGFAVNYLESRGIGYRLYDPAQGADIASLIDDSVKLVWVESPGSTTMEIQDIPAIVAVAHARGALVGCDNTWATPLLFKPLTHGVDFSIEAITKYIGGHSDVFMGSIAVSTVEMHRRLKDTMRMLGMGVSPDDCFLVLRGMETLGVRLQHQGRVALEMAQSLVGHAAAERVLHPALPSCPGHALWKRDFLGASGVFTVQLRSGFEAGLSDALTAMKMFSIGASWGGTHSLIAPMEISGDRQLSTWNASTILLRISIGLEDPEDLREDVQTLFARLEATRSID; encoded by the coding sequence ATGCGAGACTTATCCAAATGCGTGAACAACCCCGCCGTATCGAGCGAGGGATTTGTCAGCCTGTCGACGGCCACGCACCGCGCATCGACCATCGTCTTTCCCAGCGCGCAGGCCTACGCGGAACGAAAAAAACGCGGGCCTGACGGGTTCACCTACGGCCTGCACGGCACGCCCACCACGCGCGCGCTGGAAGCCCGGTTGACGGCATTGGAAGCAGGCGTGCGCACGGCCTTGGTGCCCTCGGGGCAGGCGGCCATTGCCGTGGTCTTGCTGACGGTGCTGCGCCCCGGCGACACTGTACTGATTCCCGACAATGCCTACCCGCCCGTGCGTGGTTTCGCCGTCAATTACCTGGAATCGCGCGGCATCGGCTATCGCCTGTACGACCCGGCGCAGGGTGCTGATATCGCATCCCTGATCGATGACAGCGTGAAGCTGGTGTGGGTGGAATCACCCGGTTCCACCACCATGGAAATCCAGGACATCCCCGCCATCGTGGCAGTGGCCCATGCACGCGGTGCGCTGGTGGGTTGCGACAACACCTGGGCCACGCCGCTGTTGTTCAAACCGCTGACCCACGGCGTCGACTTTTCGATCGAGGCCATCACCAAGTACATCGGTGGTCACTCCGATGTGTTCATGGGGTCCATCGCGGTCAGCACCGTCGAGATGCATCGTCGCCTGAAGGACACCATGCGCATGCTGGGCATGGGTGTGTCGCCGGACGATTGTTTCCTGGTCTTGCGTGGCATGGAAACCCTTGGCGTGCGGCTGCAGCATCAAGGCCGCGTGGCACTGGAGATGGCGCAGTCGCTGGTGGGCCATGCAGCCGCCGAGCGCGTGTTGCACCCTGCCCTGCCTTCGTGCCCCGGCCATGCGCTGTGGAAGCGTGACTTCCTGGGGGCCAGCGGCGTGTTCACGGTGCAGTTGCGCAGCGGTTTCGAGGCCGGTCTGTCGGATGCATTGACGGCCATGAAGATGTTCTCGATTGGCGCGTCCTGGGGCGGTACGCACAGCCTGATCGCGCCGATGGAAATCTCGGGCGACCGTCAGCTAAGCACCTGGAACGCATCCACGATTTTGCTGCGCATCAGCATCGGCCTGGAAGACCCGGAAGACTTACGTGAAGACGTGCAGACGCTGTTTGCACGTCTGGAAGCCACGCGCAGCATCGACTGA
- a CDS encoding LysR substrate-binding domain-containing protein, with amino-acid sequence MNFKQLDAFRSVMTSGSASQAADLLQVSQPAISRSIQDLETDLGFALFDRVRGRLVPTAEAKLFFRDVSASFIGLDRLRASAARIRDFGSGEIRIACLSALGLSLVPHALKLFLDSHPSIAVTLQIMTSQAVRNVVAEGKFDLGLVADEVDLSGIDHQTFTTPRAVCAIPAGHPLAARSVIRAEDLHGQRFIALAPEDTVRHRLEELFVAAGVRPTTVVETPNSATVCTLAMEGIGVGIANPYVTEGFTERGVVFRPFAPAIHFKSLLIFRPDMQKSRIVRDLVGALMTARNVKADLHPPVEKAARVKRSRGA; translated from the coding sequence ATGAACTTCAAACAGCTCGATGCATTCCGTTCTGTGATGACCAGCGGCTCTGCTTCGCAGGCGGCAGATCTGTTGCAGGTGTCGCAACCCGCCATCAGCCGCAGCATTCAAGATTTGGAAACCGACCTGGGCTTTGCGCTGTTCGACCGGGTGCGCGGGCGGCTGGTCCCAACGGCGGAGGCGAAGCTGTTCTTCCGGGATGTCAGTGCATCCTTCATCGGCCTGGATCGCCTGCGGGCAAGTGCCGCGCGCATCCGTGATTTCGGGTCGGGCGAAATCCGCATCGCGTGTCTTTCTGCGCTGGGTCTGTCGCTGGTGCCGCATGCGCTGAAGCTGTTTCTGGACAGCCATCCGTCGATTGCGGTCACCTTGCAGATCATGACCTCGCAAGCGGTACGCAACGTGGTTGCTGAAGGCAAGTTCGACCTGGGCTTGGTGGCTGACGAGGTGGACCTGTCCGGCATCGATCACCAGACCTTCACCACCCCGCGTGCGGTGTGCGCGATTCCCGCAGGCCACCCGCTGGCGGCCCGCAGTGTCATCCGCGCAGAAGACCTGCACGGCCAGCGCTTCATTGCGCTGGCCCCGGAAGACACAGTGCGCCATCGGTTGGAAGAACTGTTCGTGGCAGCGGGCGTGCGCCCCACGACGGTAGTGGAGACGCCCAATTCGGCCACGGTATGCACGCTGGCGATGGAAGGTATCGGCGTGGGCATTGCCAACCCGTATGTCACCGAAGGCTTCACCGAGCGCGGCGTGGTCTTCCGCCCCTTCGCCCCCGCCATCCACTTCAAAAGCCTGCTGATCTTCCGCCCCGACATGCAGAAGTCCCGCATCGTGCGTGACTTGGTGGGGGCCTTGATGACGGCAAGAAACGTGAAGGCGGATTTGCATCCGCCGGTTGAGAAGGCGGCGCGGGTGAAGCGATCACGCGGTGCGTGA
- a CDS encoding excinuclease ABC subunit UvrA codes for MPTSSHPPIPAALSPDPGFVRVRGAREHNLKNVDVDVPRNALVVFTGVSGSGKSSLAFGTLYAEAQRRYFDSVAPYARRLIDQVGVPDVDSIDGLPPAVALQQQRGSPTARSSVGSVTTLSNSLRMLYSRAGTYPPGQGRLDSDAFSPNTPTGACPECHGLGRVYQVTEQSMVPDDSLSIRERAVAAWPPAWHGQNLRDILVTLGYDVDKPWKDLPKKDRDWILFTEEQPTVPVYAGFEPDEVKRALKRKDTPSYMGTFTSARRFVLHTFASTQSEMIKRRVSQYLVGDLCPLCEGKRLRREALSVTFAGMDIGALAALPLSRVADVLREGAAHRNAPVRKGKKSAASENNDHTGDHATVAGEEVAQRITQDLIARIGVLTGLGLGYLSLDRGTPTLSPGELQRLRLATQLHANLFGVVYVMDEPSAGLHPADSEALIDALDRLKAAGNSLFVVEHDLDLIRRADWIVDVGPAAGELGGQVLYSGPPEGLAKIKDSQTRPHLFEVETPAYTPRTPAAWLQLTKVDRNNLRSIDVAFPIGAFTTVTGVSGSGKSSLVSQVLVELVATELGSEVEAEDEEVDLLDRVAPPGKGGHIKGGLQGITRMVRVDQKPIGRTPRSNLATYTGLFDHVRKLFAATPAARAKRYDAGRFSFNVAKGRCATCEGEGFVSVELLFLPSVYAPCPACHGARYNADTLKITYRDKSIADVLGMTVAAACDFFAEEPAVLRPLNVLRDVGLGYLRLGQPATELSGGEAQRIKLATELQRIQRGTSLYVLDEPTTGLHPSDVTRLMAQLSKLVDAGNTVVVVEHEMHVVAASDWVIDIGPGAGDEGGKVVASGTPDQIAAAKDSKTAPYLAQVLRGSSSDQTSSKTSHSRKA; via the coding sequence ATGCCCACTTCATCTCATCCGCCCATCCCCGCTGCGCTGTCCCCTGACCCTGGCTTTGTCCGCGTGCGTGGTGCGCGGGAACACAACCTGAAGAATGTGGATGTCGACGTACCGCGCAATGCGCTGGTGGTGTTCACGGGGGTGTCGGGCTCGGGCAAATCGTCGTTGGCGTTTGGCACCTTGTACGCGGAGGCGCAGCGGCGGTATTTCGATTCGGTCGCACCGTATGCGCGGCGCTTGATCGATCAGGTGGGTGTGCCGGATGTGGACAGCATCGATGGCTTGCCGCCTGCGGTGGCTTTGCAGCAGCAGCGTGGGTCACCGACTGCGCGGTCATCTGTCGGTAGCGTGACTACCTTGTCGAATTCGCTGCGCATGTTGTATTCGCGGGCGGGTACGTATCCGCCCGGGCAGGGCAGGTTGGATTCGGATGCGTTTTCGCCCAATACCCCCACCGGTGCCTGCCCGGAATGTCACGGCCTGGGCCGCGTCTATCAGGTGACCGAACAATCAATGGTGCCGGACGACAGCCTGAGCATTCGCGAACGTGCCGTGGCGGCATGGCCGCCCGCTTGGCATGGGCAGAACCTGCGCGACATTTTGGTGACGCTGGGCTACGACGTCGACAAGCCCTGGAAGGATTTGCCCAAGAAGGACCGCGACTGGATTCTGTTCACTGAAGAACAGCCTACGGTGCCGGTGTACGCGGGCTTCGAGCCGGATGAGGTCAAGCGTGCGCTCAAGCGCAAGGACACGCCCAGCTACATGGGTACCTTCACCAGCGCCCGCCGCTTTGTGTTGCACACCTTTGCCAGCACGCAAAGCGAGATGATCAAGCGCCGTGTCTCGCAGTACCTGGTGGGTGATCTGTGCCCGCTGTGCGAGGGCAAGCGGCTGCGGCGCGAGGCCTTGTCGGTGACGTTTGCTGGCATGGATATTGGCGCACTCGCTGCTTTGCCGTTGTCGCGCGTGGCCGATGTGTTGCGCGAAGGAGCAGCGCATCGCAACGCGCCGGTTCGCAAGGGCAAGAAGTCCGCTGCATCGGAGAACAATGACCACACCGGTGACCACGCCACGGTCGCGGGTGAGGAGGTCGCGCAGCGCATCACCCAGGACTTGATCGCGCGCATTGGTGTCCTGACCGGCCTGGGCCTGGGGTATTTGTCACTGGACCGGGGCACGCCCACGCTGTCGCCAGGAGAGCTGCAACGCCTACGCCTGGCGACTCAGCTTCACGCCAATCTATTCGGTGTGGTCTACGTGATGGATGAACCCTCTGCCGGCTTGCATCCCGCTGATAGCGAGGCATTGATCGATGCGCTGGACCGACTCAAGGCCGCGGGCAATTCCTTGTTTGTGGTGGAACACGATCTGGACCTGATCCGCCGTGCAGACTGGATCGTGGACGTTGGTCCTGCAGCGGGCGAATTGGGTGGGCAAGTGTTGTACAGCGGTCCGCCAGAGGGCTTGGCCAAGATCAAGGATTCGCAGACCCGGCCGCATCTGTTCGAGGTGGAAACGCCCGCGTACACGCCGCGCACGCCCGCTGCGTGGTTGCAGCTGACCAAGGTCGATCGCAACAATCTGCGCAGCATCGATGTGGCGTTTCCGATCGGTGCGTTCACCACGGTGACGGGTGTGTCGGGGTCTGGGAAATCCAGCTTGGTCAGTCAGGTGCTGGTGGAACTGGTGGCCACGGAATTGGGCAGCGAGGTAGAGGCAGAAGACGAGGAAGTCGACTTGCTCGACCGCGTTGCACCCCCGGGCAAAGGCGGGCATATCAAGGGCGGATTGCAAGGCATCACGCGCATGGTGCGAGTGGACCAGAAGCCCATCGGCCGCACGCCGCGTTCCAACCTAGCGACCTACACCGGCTTGTTCGATCACGTGCGCAAACTGTTTGCGGCGACGCCTGCTGCACGGGCCAAGCGTTATGACGCTGGTCGCTTTTCCTTCAACGTCGCCAAAGGCCGTTGCGCCACCTGCGAGGGCGAAGGGTTTGTCAGCGTGGAACTGTTGTTCCTGCCCAGCGTGTACGCACCATGCCCGGCTTGCCACGGTGCGCGCTACAACGCCGATACCTTGAAGATCACCTATCGCGACAAGAGCATTGCCGATGTATTGGGCATGACTGTGGCAGCTGCCTGCGACTTCTTCGCCGAGGAACCTGCGGTGCTGCGCCCCTTGAATGTGCTGCGCGATGTGGGTCTGGGTTATCTGCGTCTGGGTCAGCCCGCAACGGAACTATCGGGCGGCGAAGCACAGCGCATCAAGCTGGCGACTGAGCTGCAACGCATTCAGCGGGGCACCAGTCTGTACGTGCTGGACGAGCCGACGACTGGCCTTCACCCCAGCGATGTAACTCGCCTGATGGCGCAGTTGAGCAAGCTGGTCGATGCCGGCAATACCGTGGTGGTGGTCGAGCATGAAATGCATGTGGTGGCCGCCAGCGACTGGGTGATCGACATCGGGCCGGGGGCAGGGGACGAGGGCGGCAAGGTGGTGGCCAGCGGCACGCCGGATCAGATTGCTGCGGCCAAGGACAGCAAGACTGCACCGTATCTGGCACAGGTGCTGCGGGGATCAAGTTCAGACCAGACATCATCCAAAACATCGCATTCCAGGAAGGCCTGA